A region from the Gemmatimonadota bacterium genome encodes:
- the obgE gene encoding GTPase ObgE, protein MFVDRVVVRVSAGTGGSGQVSFRREKFVPMGGPDGGDGGKGGDVIVRADRNLATLLDYTYRDAWAAERGEHGEGSNRTGASGNDILLPVPPGTVIREHETGKFVGEVLSHGEELVVARGGRGGKGNAFFATSTHQSPREWQPGEEGEERSLDLELKLIADVGLVGQPNAGKSTLLSVISAARPKIGDYPFTTLSPNLGVVPLSDHRSFVVADIPGIIEGASEGKGLGLQFLRHIERTRLLAFLIPIDAMDWQAELDQLRHEITSYSAELAAKPWCIVFTKMDLMGESYIPPVEAPEAFAMFAVSAPGRMGLEPMMSAWWTRLLELRRATGEG, encoded by the coding sequence ATGTTCGTCGATCGTGTTGTGGTGCGCGTGAGCGCGGGAACCGGAGGGTCGGGGCAGGTTTCCTTCCGGCGTGAGAAGTTTGTCCCCATGGGCGGCCCCGATGGCGGCGACGGAGGCAAGGGGGGCGACGTGATCGTGCGCGCGGATCGCAACCTCGCCACCTTGCTCGACTACACCTACCGTGACGCCTGGGCAGCGGAGCGCGGCGAGCACGGTGAGGGCTCCAACCGAACCGGAGCGTCGGGGAATGACATCCTCCTTCCGGTGCCGCCGGGTACCGTGATCCGCGAGCACGAGACCGGGAAGTTCGTCGGCGAGGTCCTCTCTCATGGTGAGGAACTCGTCGTCGCGCGAGGAGGGCGCGGCGGCAAGGGCAACGCCTTTTTCGCCACCTCCACGCACCAGTCGCCGCGGGAATGGCAGCCGGGTGAGGAAGGCGAGGAACGCTCGCTCGATCTCGAACTCAAGCTGATTGCCGATGTGGGCCTGGTCGGGCAGCCGAACGCCGGCAAGTCCACCTTGCTCTCCGTGATCTCGGCCGCGCGGCCGAAGATCGGGGATTACCCCTTCACCACGCTGTCCCCCAACCTCGGGGTCGTGCCGCTGTCCGACCACCGCTCGTTTGTCGTGGCCGACATTCCCGGCATCATCGAGGGCGCGAGCGAGGGGAAGGGGCTGGGTCTTCAGTTCCTGCGGCACATCGAGCGGACGCGGTTGCTTGCCTTCCTCATCCCGATCGATGCGATGGATTGGCAGGCGGAGCTGGACCAGCTGCGCCACGAGATCACGAGCTACTCGGCGGAGCTCGCCGCCAAGCCCTGGTGCATTGTGTTCACCAAGATGGACCTAATGGGGGAATCGTACATACCACCGGTGGAAGCGCCGGAGGCCTTCGCGATGTTCGCCGTGAGCGCCCCCGGCCGCATGGGGCTCGAGCCGATGATGTCGGCGTGGTGGACTCGACTCCTCGAGTTGCGTCGCGCCACCGGTGAAGGCTGA
- a CDS encoding carboxymuconolactone decarboxylase family protein, with protein MMPDTSSAPTFTVWNDELRLLVRLAAAIAGSNEDGIRRALADATIVRTPWVEEVILQSYLFAGFPRALNAAREWRRVSGVAAPLADEDAHEASSAGWRAAGEATCAEVYGEFYDPLRRNIRQLHPALDAWMIVEGYGKVLSRPALDLTRRECCIVAACLAAAQDRQLHAHLHGALNVGAAPSDLREVLASLVGLVPDEALARGHHLLSRVLGA; from the coding sequence ATGATGCCCGATACATCGTCCGCACCGACCTTCACCGTCTGGAATGACGAGTTGCGCCTGCTGGTGCGTCTCGCGGCGGCGATTGCCGGTAGCAACGAGGACGGAATCCGGCGCGCGCTGGCCGATGCCACGATCGTTCGTACCCCATGGGTTGAGGAAGTCATCTTGCAGTCCTACCTGTTTGCCGGATTTCCGCGAGCGCTGAACGCGGCGCGCGAGTGGAGGCGCGTCTCGGGTGTTGCGGCCCCGCTTGCGGATGAGGACGCGCATGAGGCGTCCTCCGCGGGCTGGCGCGCGGCGGGCGAGGCGACCTGCGCCGAGGTGTACGGAGAGTTCTACGACCCGCTGCGACGCAATATCCGCCAGCTGCATCCTGCATTGGACGCATGGATGATCGTCGAGGGGTACGGGAAGGTGCTGTCGCGACCCGCCCTGGACCTCACGCGTCGAGAGTGCTGCATCGTGGCCGCGTGCCTGGCTGCGGCGCAGGATCGCCAGTTACACGCGCACCTGCACGGCGCGCTCAATGTGGGTGCCGCACCGTCCGACCTGCGCGAGGTCCTGGCTTCGCTCGTCGGCCTGGTGCCTGACGAGGCCCTTGCTCGCGGGCACCACCTTCTTTCACGCGTCCTGGGGGCCTGA
- a CDS encoding asparaginase — protein MDTYQLDVVVTRGPMTESRHRVHAAVWQASAGLVGTARDPFLQCPWRSCAKPFQVMPFLETGGFDELVWGDDELALACASHGGEPEHVEVASRMLQAIGLEEGDLACGPHEPLSRRGARLVRESGLPPTRLHNNCSGKHAAMLARAHLSGWPTHAYEREGHPVQAAVLESVAAWTGVPSDKITRGVDGCGVVVFGLPLAHMARAWAMFGAAASRGDEHPSRIARAIRTRPLLFAGTDRFDSIVVEETGGNVIPKIGAEGVHSVAILDRGVGFAVKAEDGASRAQHVGVLRLLQLLGVLPETLPARLADYLRPRVKNTRGEVVGEVRPIDA, from the coding sequence ATGGATACGTACCAGCTCGATGTCGTGGTGACCCGTGGCCCGATGACCGAATCCCGGCACCGCGTGCACGCTGCGGTGTGGCAGGCCAGCGCCGGGTTGGTGGGCACGGCTCGTGACCCGTTCCTGCAGTGCCCGTGGCGGTCCTGCGCCAAGCCATTCCAAGTGATGCCGTTCCTCGAAACCGGCGGTTTTGACGAACTGGTATGGGGGGATGACGAGCTGGCATTGGCCTGCGCCTCGCATGGGGGCGAGCCGGAGCATGTGGAGGTGGCCTCCCGGATGTTGCAGGCGATCGGGCTTGAGGAGGGGGACCTGGCCTGCGGACCGCATGAGCCGCTGTCCCGCCGCGGGGCGCGCCTGGTCCGCGAAAGCGGCCTCCCGCCGACGCGCCTGCACAACAACTGCTCGGGAAAACACGCTGCCATGTTGGCGCGTGCCCACCTGTCCGGCTGGCCGACCCATGCGTACGAGCGCGAAGGCCATCCGGTGCAGGCCGCTGTCCTGGAATCTGTTGCGGCTTGGACCGGGGTCCCGTCCGACAAGATCACGCGAGGGGTGGACGGGTGCGGCGTGGTGGTGTTCGGCTTGCCTCTCGCCCACATGGCGCGGGCGTGGGCCATGTTCGGCGCCGCCGCCTCGCGAGGGGACGAACACCCGTCGCGCATCGCGCGCGCCATCCGCACGCGTCCCCTGCTGTTTGCCGGCACCGACCGTTTTGACTCGATCGTGGTCGAGGAGACGGGTGGGAATGTCATCCCCAAGATTGGGGCAGAAGGCGTGCACTCCGTGGCGATTCTTGATCGGGGCGTCGGCTTTGCCGTGAAGGCCGAGGACGGCGCCTCGCGCGCGCAGCATGTGGGCGTCCTGCGTCTGCTGCAGTTGCTTGGCGTGCTTCCCGAGACACTGCCCGCGCGCCTCGCCGACTACCTGCGACCACGCGTGAAGAACACGCGAGGCGAGGTGGTGGGGGAGGTGCGGCCCATCGATGCCTGA
- a CDS encoding bifunctional hydroxymethylpyrimidine kinase/phosphomethylpyrimidine kinase yields the protein MSSNHLSTARLRTLLAAMRGRRIAVIGDAMLDVYLRGDVERISPEAPVPVVRVRERKYALGGAANVGQNVVASGAIGALVAVVGDDPSGARFAEMWAAHGGDGRGVLRVERPTTTKTRLVARSQQVVRFDEEDDADLGPADRERICGAIDAAIADCDAVVLEDYNKGVLTAGVITHAMERAQARGVPVVVDPKFRNFFAYRGATIFKPNRRELESALGAAVHLDDAGTLPATLHRLGAGHLLLTLGERGMALVGADGEVHQIQSAAREVYDVVGAGDTVTAYLATSLAAGATALEAAIVANLAAGVEVGKLGAATVSPEEIEAAAHQARVDPRPPG from the coding sequence ATGTCTTCAAACCACCTGAGCACCGCGCGCCTGCGCACCCTCCTCGCCGCGATGCGCGGCCGACGGATCGCCGTCATCGGCGACGCCATGCTGGATGTGTACCTGCGCGGTGACGTCGAGCGCATCTCCCCGGAGGCCCCGGTCCCGGTCGTGCGGGTCCGGGAGCGCAAGTACGCCCTGGGTGGCGCGGCGAACGTCGGACAGAACGTGGTCGCCTCGGGGGCCATCGGCGCCCTCGTGGCCGTCGTCGGCGACGACCCATCGGGCGCACGTTTCGCGGAGATGTGGGCTGCACACGGCGGAGACGGCCGCGGCGTCCTGCGCGTGGAGCGCCCGACGACGACCAAAACGCGCCTGGTCGCGCGCTCGCAGCAGGTCGTGCGCTTCGACGAGGAAGACGACGCGGACCTCGGGCCGGCGGATCGCGAGCGCATCTGCGGCGCCATCGATGCGGCGATTGCCGACTGTGATGCCGTGGTCCTCGAGGACTACAACAAGGGAGTCCTGACGGCCGGGGTCATCACCCACGCGATGGAGCGGGCGCAGGCGCGCGGCGTGCCGGTCGTCGTCGATCCCAAGTTCCGGAATTTCTTTGCCTACCGCGGCGCGACGATCTTCAAGCCCAACCGTCGTGAGCTGGAATCCGCGTTAGGCGCCGCGGTCCATCTCGACGACGCCGGGACCCTGCCCGCGACCCTGCACCGGCTCGGCGCGGGCCACCTGTTGTTGACGTTGGGCGAGCGCGGGATGGCCCTGGTTGGCGCCGACGGGGAGGTGCACCAGATCCAGTCGGCGGCCCGTGAGGTCTATGATGTCGTAGGAGCGGGAGACACCGTGACGGCGTACCTCGCGACCTCGTTGGCCGCGGGGGCCACCGCACTGGAGGCGGCGATCGTGGCGAACCTCGCGGCCGGGGTCGAGGTGGGGAAGCTCGGGGCCGCCACGGTGTCGCCCGAGGAGATCGAGGCCGCCGCCCACCAGGCACGCGTCGACCCGCGCCCGCCGGGGTGA
- a CDS encoding OFA family MFS transporter — protein MNLLDRHRTIAPRGYNRWLVPPAALAIHLSIGQAYAFSVFNLPLGTLIGGDRPAAGDWKLSTIGWVFSVAIVFLGLSAFAFGRWLEDAGPRKAMFASAVCFAAGFFVSALAVHWHNIWLLILGYGVIGGIGLGLGYISPVSTLIKWFPDRPGMATGLAIMGFGGGAMIGSPLAVALMRALDTGTGHGVARAMMAMGVLYFGFMMFGVVTVRLPAEGEGGGNRAPRAAAAPDMHVRQATRTPSFWLLWWVLCLNVTAGIGVLGQASPMIQEMFPGRIGAEAAAGFVGLLSLANMLGRFAWSSLSDRVGRPAVYATYFALGAALYAVIPPTGTSGNIVGFVGAYVLIMSMYGGGFATIPAYLRDRFGVRHVGAIHGRLLTAWSLAGVLGPVLVNYLREYQVDRGTARADAYSFTMYLMAILLVVGLGCNAAVARRPLERVEAPW, from the coding sequence CTGAACCTCCTCGATCGCCATCGCACGATTGCCCCCCGGGGCTACAACCGGTGGCTGGTGCCGCCGGCGGCGTTGGCGATTCATCTCTCCATCGGTCAGGCGTACGCGTTCAGCGTGTTCAACCTGCCGCTCGGCACCCTGATCGGGGGGGATCGACCGGCCGCTGGCGACTGGAAACTCTCGACGATCGGGTGGGTGTTCTCGGTGGCCATCGTCTTTCTGGGGCTGTCGGCGTTCGCCTTCGGCCGATGGCTCGAGGACGCGGGCCCACGAAAGGCCATGTTCGCCTCGGCGGTCTGCTTTGCCGCGGGGTTCTTCGTGTCCGCCCTCGCGGTCCATTGGCACAACATCTGGCTCCTGATCCTTGGCTACGGGGTCATCGGCGGGATTGGGTTGGGCCTGGGCTACATCTCGCCGGTGTCCACCCTGATCAAGTGGTTTCCCGACCGGCCGGGGATGGCGACCGGCCTGGCCATCATGGGGTTTGGCGGAGGAGCGATGATCGGTTCGCCGCTCGCCGTGGCCCTCATGCGCGCGCTGGATACCGGGACCGGCCATGGGGTCGCCCGGGCGATGATGGCCATGGGCGTCTTGTACTTCGGCTTCATGATGTTCGGCGTGGTGACCGTGCGCCTGCCGGCGGAGGGGGAAGGTGGTGGTAACCGCGCGCCCCGCGCCGCGGCGGCTCCGGACATGCATGTACGACAGGCGACGCGCACCCCGAGCTTCTGGCTGCTCTGGTGGGTGCTGTGCCTCAACGTGACCGCCGGGATTGGCGTGCTGGGTCAGGCCTCGCCGATGATCCAGGAGATGTTCCCGGGCCGCATTGGCGCTGAAGCCGCGGCCGGATTCGTCGGGCTCCTGAGCCTCGCGAACATGCTCGGCCGGTTCGCCTGGAGTTCGCTATCGGACCGGGTGGGCCGCCCGGCGGTCTACGCGACCTACTTCGCACTGGGCGCGGCGCTGTATGCTGTCATTCCGCCCACGGGTACCTCGGGAAACATTGTGGGTTTTGTCGGCGCCTACGTCCTGATCATGAGCATGTACGGCGGCGGTTTTGCCACGATTCCCGCCTACCTGCGCGATCGGTTCGGGGTACGACACGTCGGCGCGATCCACGGTCGTCTCCTGACGGCCTGGTCGTTGGCTGGGGTTCTCGGTCCGGTGTTGGTGAACTACCTGCGGGAGTACCAGGTGGATCGTGGGACCGCGCGGGCCGACGCCTACTCGTTCACCATGTACCTGATGGCGATCCTGCTCGTCGTTGGTCTGGGCTGCAATGCGGCCGTCGCGCGTCGGCCGCTGGAACGCGTGGAGGCACCGTGGTGA
- the gmd gene encoding GDP-mannose 4,6-dehydratase produces the protein MKIALITGITGQDGSYLAELLLAKGYHVHGLVRRASTFNRGRIDHLALDPALAERFTLHYGDMADGSSLRRVVELVKPDEVYNLAAQSHVRVSFDQPEYTADIVATGTLRLLEAVREHIDRTGRAVRIYQAGSSEMFGAEAPPQSESTPFHPRSPYAVSKVAAHWHAVNHREAYGMFVANGILFNHESPRRGESFVTRKISLAVARIAAGRQSALALGNLDARRDWGFAGDYVEAMWRMLQHHTPGDYVVATGESHSVREFVEAAFGHAGLEWERFVKLDPKYLRPSEVDHLLGDPSRVKRELGWTPTVTFQELVRRMVDADRAAEH, from the coding sequence ATGAAGATCGCGCTCATCACGGGAATCACGGGGCAGGACGGGTCCTACCTCGCCGAGTTGCTCCTGGCCAAGGGGTATCACGTGCACGGCCTCGTGCGCCGGGCCTCGACGTTCAATCGGGGGCGCATCGACCACCTCGCCCTCGACCCCGCGCTCGCCGAACGATTTACGCTGCACTACGGCGACATGGCGGACGGCAGCTCGCTTCGGCGCGTGGTGGAGCTGGTGAAGCCGGACGAGGTGTACAACCTTGCCGCGCAGTCCCACGTGCGCGTGTCGTTCGACCAGCCGGAGTATACCGCCGACATCGTCGCCACCGGGACCCTGCGCCTGCTGGAGGCGGTGCGCGAGCACATCGACCGGACCGGCCGCGCGGTGCGCATCTACCAGGCGGGCTCGTCGGAGATGTTCGGTGCCGAGGCGCCACCGCAGTCGGAATCCACGCCGTTCCACCCGCGCAGTCCGTACGCAGTAAGCAAGGTGGCGGCGCATTGGCACGCCGTGAACCATCGTGAGGCCTACGGCATGTTCGTGGCTAACGGCATCCTGTTTAACCACGAGTCGCCGCGACGCGGTGAGTCGTTTGTCACGCGCAAGATCTCACTGGCCGTTGCGCGTATCGCGGCGGGCCGCCAATCGGCATTGGCGCTTGGCAACCTGGATGCACGTCGCGATTGGGGCTTCGCTGGTGACTACGTCGAGGCCATGTGGCGCATGCTGCAGCATCACACCCCTGGCGACTACGTGGTCGCGACCGGGGAGTCACACTCCGTGCGCGAGTTCGTCGAGGCGGCCTTCGGGCATGCGGGACTCGAGTGGGAGCGCTTCGTGAAGCTCGATCCGAAGTACTTGCGGCCGTCCGAGGTGGATCACCTGTTGGGCGACCCGTCCCGGGTGAAGCGGGAGCTTGGCTGGACCCCCACGGTGACGTTCCAGGAACTCGTTCGCCGCATGGTGGACGCCGACCGTGCGGCAGAGCACTGA
- the hflX gene encoding GTPase HflX: protein MLVGAPLKRSAAKLHVEEHLAELAQLADTAGAQIVGTLTQQLDRPNPSTYLGKGKLEELATLATDLGASLLIFDDELSPSQAKNVEEAVGKRVMDRAELILDIFATRARSNEARMQVELAQLEYLLPRLTRMWTHLEKTRGGIGLRGPGETQLETDRRLIGHRIRVLKERLADVQRSRAIQRQSRRTLFGAALVGYTNAGKSSLLRALSHAPEVFVEDRLFATLDPLTREVAISDQQKMVVTDTVGFIRKLPHHLVASFRATLEEVLEADVLLHVIDASHPFWEEQREVVEEVLVDLGAQDRDVVYVFNKVDLLSPEEREGLAARCRNLFPSHVLVSAVGGDAGVLALRDLLLERARRHTPLVELRLDHGNGRLLAELHQHGEVAGVRHAEDATYVTARLDAAALARATRLGGVVVHA from the coding sequence ATTCTCGTTGGCGCGCCGCTCAAGCGGAGCGCGGCCAAGCTGCATGTCGAGGAGCATTTGGCCGAGCTGGCGCAGTTGGCGGACACGGCGGGTGCCCAGATAGTGGGCACCCTGACACAACAACTCGACCGGCCGAATCCGTCAACCTACCTTGGGAAGGGCAAGCTCGAGGAATTGGCGACGCTCGCGACGGACCTCGGGGCCTCGCTGCTGATCTTCGATGACGAGCTGTCTCCCTCGCAGGCGAAGAACGTGGAGGAGGCGGTCGGGAAGCGGGTGATGGATCGCGCGGAGCTGATCCTCGACATCTTCGCTACCCGGGCGCGGAGCAATGAGGCACGGATGCAGGTGGAGCTTGCCCAGCTCGAGTACCTCCTCCCGCGCCTCACGCGGATGTGGACGCACCTTGAAAAGACGCGCGGCGGGATCGGCCTGCGGGGGCCGGGAGAGACGCAGCTCGAGACCGATCGCCGGCTGATTGGCCACCGCATCCGCGTGCTCAAGGAACGACTCGCGGATGTGCAGCGTTCGCGCGCGATCCAGCGCCAGTCACGGCGCACGCTCTTTGGGGCCGCACTTGTCGGGTACACCAATGCCGGCAAGTCGTCGCTGCTGCGCGCGCTGTCGCATGCCCCCGAGGTGTTTGTCGAGGACCGGCTGTTTGCCACGCTCGACCCGCTGACCCGCGAAGTGGCGATCTCGGACCAGCAGAAGATGGTGGTCACCGATACGGTGGGATTTATTCGCAAGCTACCGCACCACCTGGTGGCGTCGTTTCGTGCCACCCTGGAAGAGGTCCTCGAGGCCGATGTGTTGCTGCACGTGATTGACGCGTCCCACCCGTTCTGGGAGGAGCAGCGCGAGGTGGTGGAGGAGGTGCTCGTGGACCTCGGCGCGCAGGACCGGGACGTGGTCTACGTCTTCAACAAGGTCGACCTGCTGAGCCCGGAGGAGCGAGAGGGGCTTGCGGCGCGTTGCCGCAACCTGTTTCCGTCGCACGTGCTGGTTTCTGCGGTGGGTGGTGACGCCGGTGTGTTGGCGTTGCGCGACCTGCTGCTGGAGCGCGCGCGACGGCATACCCCTTTGGTGGAGCTGCGCCTCGACCATGGCAACGGCCGACTGCTCGCCGAGCTGCACCAGCACGGCGAGGTGGCCGGCGTTCGGCATGCGGAGGACGCCACGTACGTGACGGCGCGACTCGATGCCGCTGCGCTGGCGCGCGCGACCCGTTTGGGCGGGGTCGTCGTTCACGCTTAG
- a CDS encoding LEA type 2 family protein, producing the protein MRTLTGMGLLLAATGCAALRGGFKEPVVTFKEGRVTGLGVTGGSLEVVLDIYNPNGFRLDGSQVSYTIFVDSLKFGDGVYSSRFQVEKGQTSEIRLPLNFSYAGVGAAGRRLMQTGSVEYRVAGDITVGTPIGSFTRPYDQKGRYSTLSR; encoded by the coding sequence ATGCGAACACTGACGGGAATGGGCCTACTGCTGGCCGCGACCGGATGCGCTGCGCTGCGCGGGGGCTTCAAGGAGCCGGTCGTCACCTTCAAGGAGGGCCGGGTGACCGGGCTCGGCGTCACCGGGGGGTCACTGGAAGTGGTGCTGGACATCTACAACCCCAACGGGTTCCGGCTGGATGGCTCGCAAGTCTCGTATACCATCTTCGTGGATTCGTTGAAGTTCGGCGATGGCGTGTATTCGTCGCGTTTTCAGGTGGAGAAGGGACAGACCAGCGAGATTCGCCTCCCGTTGAACTTCAGTTACGCCGGCGTAGGTGCGGCCGGTCGACGACTCATGCAGACGGGCAGTGTGGAGTATCGGGTGGCCGGCGACATCACGGTGGGCACGCCGATCGGGAGTTTCACGCGACCGTATGACCAGAAGGGCCGTTACTCCACCCTGTCGCGCTAG
- a CDS encoding replication-associated recombination protein A — MRPASLDEFVGQGHLLAPGKPLREAIEKGTPGSMILWGPPGTGKTTLALLLARYTDREFVPFSAVTEGVPRVREIVAEARQRLDLGRRTILFVDEIHRFNRGQQDAFLPAVERGIVTLIGATTENPSFELNGALLSRTRVFVLQSLGAEALAVLLRRALVDPTRGLGATGVLAEDEAILWLATEADGDARRALTALEAAAAHVGAGGRLTVDVAKEALQLRVQRYDKSGEEHYNLISAYHKALRGSDPQGALYWLARMIEGGEDPMYVARRTVRFAAEDVGLADPQALTIALAARATYEALGSPEGELAIAEAAVYLATAPKSNRVYAAWKAALDLARAHPAEPVPLHIRNAPTALMKELGYGDGYQYAHAAPEGYVPQDYLPDRLRDQVLYEPGPFGFERDIAKRLQWWADLKRRADDAARTPTTES, encoded by the coding sequence ATGCGTCCTGCCAGCCTGGATGAATTCGTCGGTCAGGGGCACCTTCTGGCGCCGGGCAAGCCGCTGCGCGAGGCGATTGAGAAGGGGACGCCGGGGTCCATGATTTTGTGGGGGCCGCCAGGCACCGGCAAGACGACCCTGGCCCTGCTGCTGGCGCGGTATACCGATCGCGAGTTCGTGCCCTTTTCTGCGGTGACCGAGGGGGTCCCGCGGGTGCGGGAGATCGTAGCCGAAGCGCGCCAGCGTCTCGACCTCGGCCGCCGCACGATCCTGTTTGTCGATGAGATCCATCGCTTCAATCGCGGACAGCAGGACGCGTTCCTGCCCGCCGTGGAGCGCGGGATCGTGACCCTGATTGGGGCGACCACCGAGAACCCGTCGTTCGAGCTGAATGGGGCGTTGTTGTCCCGCACGCGCGTGTTTGTCCTTCAGTCGTTAGGCGCCGAGGCATTGGCGGTGCTGTTGCGGCGTGCCCTGGTGGACCCGACGCGCGGCCTCGGGGCGACCGGCGTGTTGGCCGAGGACGAGGCGATCCTGTGGCTGGCGACGGAGGCCGACGGCGATGCGCGGCGGGCGCTGACCGCGCTCGAGGCGGCCGCGGCGCACGTCGGGGCCGGGGGGCGCCTGACGGTGGATGTCGCAAAGGAAGCGCTGCAGCTGCGCGTCCAGCGGTATGACAAGTCGGGCGAGGAGCACTACAACCTCATTTCCGCCTATCACAAGGCCTTGCGTGGCAGTGATCCGCAGGGGGCACTGTACTGGCTGGCGCGCATGATCGAGGGGGGTGAGGACCCCATGTACGTCGCGCGGCGGACGGTGCGATTTGCGGCGGAGGACGTGGGCCTGGCGGACCCCCAAGCCCTAACGATCGCCCTGGCGGCGCGCGCGACATACGAGGCCCTCGGGTCTCCCGAAGGCGAGTTGGCGATTGCCGAGGCGGCCGTGTATCTCGCGACGGCGCCCAAGTCCAACCGGGTCTACGCGGCCTGGAAGGCGGCGCTGGACCTCGCGCGCGCGCACCCGGCTGAACCGGTACCGTTGCACATCCGCAACGCGCCGACGGCGCTCATGAAGGAACTCGGGTACGGCGATGGGTACCAGTACGCGCACGCGGCGCCGGAGGGATATGTCCCGCAGGACTATCTTCCCGATCGGCTGCGCGACCAGGTGTTATACGAACCCGGGCCCTTCGGTTTCGAGCGTGACATCGCGAAGCGATTGCAGTGGTGGGCCGACCTCAAGCGACGCGCGGACGACGCGGCGCGTACACCGACGACGGAGAGTTGA
- a CDS encoding CCA tRNA nucleotidyltransferase: MAEPRLDPPPAVTEIAARLEQAGFETWCVGGAVRDALLGLRHLDWDLATAATPPQVRRLFRRTVPVGEAFGTIGVLDAHGQMHEVTTFRHDVKTDGRHAEVEFGASLDEDLARRDFTINAMAWSPSRGQLHDPFGGRADLTKRVVRAVGDAPTRMAEDRLRALRAIRFAARFGFAIEPATWAAIAASAPALQRLSRERIQQELVKTLEQVRCPGDALQLWDASGALAELLPPLAGRAAWQYRAADRRALPDDASLDGVSRRRMLVRLGAVLAGLAPDVVRSLLTGLRFAGRDVQRTARLVEVAGVIAAALEQPGTLRDATYRRWAAAAQRPDLADAMRVAISVVQARGAAPDGIRRLWGRDYRRAIRVAYRDPVAVADLAVDGEDLVRAGVGAGPAVGAMLRRLLDHVLEHPEANQVEALLGLARAWQHSR, encoded by the coding sequence ATGGCTGAGCCGCGCCTGGATCCTCCGCCGGCGGTTACCGAGATCGCCGCACGATTGGAGCAAGCGGGGTTCGAGACCTGGTGTGTCGGCGGGGCGGTACGCGATGCTTTGCTGGGCCTGCGGCACCTGGATTGGGACCTCGCGACGGCGGCCACCCCCCCACAGGTCCGCCGCCTTTTTCGGCGGACGGTCCCGGTCGGCGAAGCGTTCGGCACGATCGGTGTGCTGGACGCGCACGGGCAGATGCACGAGGTCACGACCTTTCGGCACGACGTGAAGACGGATGGGCGGCACGCCGAAGTGGAGTTTGGGGCGTCGCTGGACGAGGACCTGGCGCGACGCGACTTCACGATCAACGCCATGGCCTGGTCGCCCTCGCGCGGCCAGCTGCACGATCCCTTTGGGGGGCGTGCGGACCTGACGAAGCGGGTGGTCCGGGCGGTGGGGGATGCACCGACCCGCATGGCCGAGGACCGACTGCGCGCGCTCCGGGCGATCCGTTTCGCCGCCCGGTTCGGCTTTGCCATTGAGCCCGCGACCTGGGCGGCCATTGCCGCCAGCGCGCCCGCACTGCAGCGTTTGTCTCGTGAGCGCATCCAGCAGGAATTGGTCAAGACGCTTGAGCAGGTCCGCTGCCCGGGCGATGCGCTGCAGCTGTGGGACGCCAGCGGCGCGTTGGCGGAGCTGCTGCCGCCACTCGCGGGGCGTGCGGCATGGCAGTACCGCGCGGCCGACCGTCGCGCACTTCCGGATGATGCGTCGCTGGACGGCGTGTCGCGACGGCGGATGCTTGTCCGCCTGGGCGCCGTGCTGGCCGGGCTTGCTCCAGACGTCGTGCGGTCCTTGCTGACCGGGCTCCGGTTCGCGGGCCGTGACGTCCAACGGACGGCGCGGCTCGTCGAGGTCGCTGGCGTGATCGCGGCGGCACTGGAACAGCCCGGGACGCTGCGCGACGCCACGTACCGCCGGTGGGCGGCCGCCGCCCAACGACCGGACCTGGCCGACGCGATGCGCGTCGCGATCAGCGTCGTGCAGGCCCGCGGGGCGGCGCCAGACGGTATACGACGGCTGTGGGGCCGCGACTATCGACGGGCGATTCGTGTGGCCTACCGCGATCCCGTGGCGGTGGCTGACCTTGCCGTCGATGGTGAGGACCTGGTACGGGCCGGTGTAGGCGCCGGGCCGGCGGTGGGCGCCATGCTGCGTCGCCTGCTCGATCATGTGTTGGAGCATCCGGAGGCCAACCAGGTGGAGGCCTTGCTCGGGCTCGCCCGGGCGTGGCAGCATTCCCGCTGA